A single region of the Bacteroidota bacterium genome encodes:
- a CDS encoding glycosyltransferase family 9 protein, with protein MKDLKFDCRHFRGDVPCKPHKEHGVHCIDEAGDDCRYYDRTGRKVLIIKLGAIGDVIRTTPLLKKLKEVEPAAEIWWLTHTPEILPSGIDRILTFTPQNLEVLHNVRFDVIYCLDKDREAGALCAGLSANRKKGFTLANGVCKPIDEAAEPKYLTGVFDDWSKLNRKSYQEETFEICGFQFSGEEYIMPPLEEHKWKLPAKKRIVGLNTGCGGRWTSRLWPDASWVKLARKLKKAGYLPLLLGGEQEHAKNLRLAKQSGALYLGHFPLRQFMSEMDRCELIVTAVTMAMHLAIGLKKKMVLFNNIFNKYEFELYGRGEILEPDFECNCYYSPVCPNNCMQYLSVDTVFESCIRLLGRPPAAARVPRV; from the coding sequence ATGAAAGACCTCAAGTTCGATTGCCGCCACTTCCGCGGTGACGTTCCGTGCAAACCGCATAAGGAGCACGGCGTTCACTGCATCGACGAGGCGGGTGACGATTGCCGCTACTACGACCGGACCGGAAGAAAAGTTCTCATCATCAAGCTCGGGGCGATCGGCGATGTCATCCGGACGACGCCGCTGCTGAAGAAACTGAAGGAAGTCGAGCCCGCCGCAGAAATCTGGTGGCTGACACACACTCCCGAAATCCTTCCTTCGGGCATCGATCGCATCCTCACATTCACCCCGCAGAATCTCGAAGTGCTCCACAACGTCCGCTTCGATGTGATCTACTGTCTCGACAAGGACCGCGAAGCGGGGGCACTCTGCGCGGGCCTCTCCGCGAACCGGAAAAAGGGGTTCACGCTCGCGAACGGCGTCTGCAAGCCGATCGACGAGGCGGCGGAGCCCAAATACCTCACAGGGGTGTTCGACGATTGGAGCAAACTGAACCGGAAGAGCTACCAGGAGGAAACGTTCGAGATCTGCGGATTTCAGTTTTCCGGCGAGGAATATATCATGCCCCCTCTCGAGGAGCACAAGTGGAAACTCCCGGCGAAGAAGCGCATCGTCGGCCTGAACACCGGTTGCGGGGGGAGGTGGACTTCAAGGCTCTGGCCCGACGCATCGTGGGTCAAGCTCGCCCGCAAGCTCAAGAAAGCCGGGTACCTCCCGCTTCTTCTCGGGGGGGAACAGGAGCATGCGAAGAACCTGCGTCTCGCAAAGCAGAGCGGTGCCCTCTATCTCGGCCATTTTCCGTTGCGCCAGTTCATGAGCGAGATGGACCGTTGCGAGCTGATCGTGACGGCCGTGACGATGGCGATGCACCTGGCGATCGGTCTGAAGAAGAAAATGGTGCTCTTCAATAATATTTTCAATAAGTACGAGTTCGAGCTCTATGGCCGGGGAGAAATTCTCGAACCCGACTTCGAGTGCAACTGCTACTACTCGCCCGTCTGCCCGAACAACTGCATGCAGTACCTTTCGGTCGACACGGTCTTCGAATCGTGCATAAGGCTCCTGGGTCGCCCGCCGGCCGCCGCCAGGGTGCCAAGAGTGTAA
- a CDS encoding YfhO family protein, giving the protein MGSSKPVKPQPRPNLPVKDWHAVLTIALLVAFFFRDILLQKAFFWEDFIYQYYPFRNFAAVSMNNGQLPLWNPFTFNGMPFQADIQTAVFYLPNLLLTLFVSSGRLPFYWLEVVIVLHYVIAGVCMYYLSKDLGVQRVFALFGGVVYALSGFMIMQVIHETFVCQVAWLPLVVLLFRRSLLRLSAGYMIGAALVLGHAVLAGSPQFTLYVFMLLFLYFCFEFLGAMKSAGAKSALRMIPLGAGMIVLSLALTAVQLLPTRELASLSARAEISFAQSAEGSLSWAQLLTFLAPKFFGTSGATGSTFWLSGLYWQYWETAMYIGAAGLMAVCAAMALFRKERYVRFLTGIALFGLLYALGDNFFLHSFFFNLVPGFDKFRVPGRMVFYFTFAAGVLSAFGLQHLFELELSQPARLQKKILWIGAAAIILWLIGVSGTFERGRNAQELAQVHSVAMSGVTSAVVILVILTGIMLLACRRAISWLAALGALFALQCVDINIFAFDQNNGETNPDEYYSRSSNIIDLLKEEGKQEYFRINSRLGQAMLLDRNLGMVDRVFMMEGYTPLALQRIFPAARDWDQTCDLLNAKYRIKLNEQDKTAGMIRSTTYLPRAYMVYRAKVLPAESDVKSFMTGPEFDPSRIVVLEEEPAGLPADTAYGAGWSAAITSYGLDEIILSVNSPKDGLLVLSEIFYPGWQATIDGGKAPIYRADWNLRAIPVKSGAHRVEVRFEPRSYHDGLLVTSSALCLSAGGLALSFIAQRRKRARSE; this is encoded by the coding sequence ATGGGTAGTTCCAAACCTGTCAAACCGCAGCCACGGCCGAACCTTCCGGTCAAAGACTGGCACGCGGTCCTCACGATCGCCCTCCTCGTAGCGTTCTTCTTCCGCGACATCCTCCTTCAGAAAGCGTTCTTCTGGGAGGATTTCATCTATCAGTACTACCCGTTTCGTAATTTTGCGGCGGTCTCGATGAACAACGGTCAGCTGCCGCTCTGGAACCCGTTCACCTTCAACGGGATGCCGTTCCAGGCGGACATCCAGACGGCCGTGTTTTATCTTCCGAATCTGCTGCTCACGTTGTTCGTCAGCTCCGGCCGTCTCCCGTTCTACTGGCTCGAGGTGGTGATCGTCCTCCACTACGTGATCGCCGGCGTCTGCATGTATTATCTGTCGAAGGACCTCGGGGTGCAGAGGGTCTTCGCCCTCTTCGGGGGGGTCGTCTATGCGCTGAGCGGTTTCATGATCATGCAGGTCATTCACGAAACGTTCGTCTGCCAGGTGGCATGGCTTCCCCTTGTCGTCCTGCTCTTTCGCCGTTCGCTCCTTCGGTTGTCCGCCGGCTACATGATCGGCGCGGCACTCGTTCTCGGGCATGCCGTCCTGGCGGGATCTCCCCAGTTTACGCTCTATGTGTTCATGCTTCTCTTCCTCTACTTCTGCTTCGAGTTTCTGGGAGCCATGAAAAGCGCGGGCGCGAAGAGCGCTCTCCGGATGATTCCGCTCGGGGCGGGCATGATCGTCCTCTCGCTTGCGCTCACGGCGGTGCAATTGCTCCCCACAAGGGAACTCGCGTCGTTGTCCGCGCGCGCGGAGATTTCGTTTGCGCAGTCCGCCGAAGGCTCGCTCTCATGGGCGCAGCTCCTGACGTTTCTTGCTCCGAAGTTCTTCGGTACGAGCGGCGCGACGGGTTCCACCTTCTGGCTTTCGGGGCTCTACTGGCAGTACTGGGAGACCGCCATGTACATCGGTGCGGCGGGCCTGATGGCGGTGTGCGCGGCGATGGCGCTCTTCAGGAAGGAACGGTATGTGCGGTTTCTGACCGGGATCGCCCTTTTCGGGCTTCTCTACGCGCTCGGAGATAATTTTTTCCTCCATTCGTTTTTTTTCAACCTTGTCCCCGGATTTGACAAGTTCCGCGTTCCGGGCCGGATGGTCTTTTACTTCACCTTTGCCGCCGGCGTCTTGAGCGCCTTCGGATTGCAGCACCTCTTCGAGCTGGAGCTGTCGCAGCCCGCCCGTCTGCAGAAGAAGATCCTGTGGATAGGGGCGGCGGCCATTATCCTCTGGCTGATCGGCGTGTCGGGGACGTTCGAGCGCGGCCGCAACGCGCAGGAGCTGGCCCAGGTCCACAGCGTCGCGATGTCCGGTGTGACGTCCGCGGTGGTCATACTCGTGATCCTCACCGGAATCATGTTGCTTGCCTGCCGGCGCGCGATCTCCTGGCTGGCGGCTCTCGGCGCGTTGTTCGCACTCCAGTGCGTCGATATTAACATTTTTGCCTTCGATCAGAACAACGGCGAAACGAATCCCGACGAGTATTATTCCCGCTCTTCCAACATCATCGACCTGCTGAAGGAGGAGGGGAAGCAGGAGTACTTCCGGATCAATTCCCGTCTCGGCCAGGCGATGCTGCTCGACCGCAATCTCGGGATGGTCGACAGGGTGTTTATGATGGAGGGGTACACACCGCTAGCGCTGCAGCGGATTTTTCCCGCCGCGCGCGACTGGGATCAGACGTGCGATTTGCTCAACGCAAAATACCGGATTAAACTGAACGAGCAGGACAAGACGGCGGGAATGATCCGATCGACGACGTATCTTCCCCGCGCGTACATGGTCTACAGGGCGAAAGTCCTCCCGGCGGAAAGCGACGTGAAGTCCTTCATGACCGGCCCGGAGTTCGACCCGTCCCGCATCGTCGTCCTCGAAGAGGAGCCGGCTGGATTGCCTGCCGATACGGCCTACGGCGCGGGATGGAGTGCCGCGATCACGTCATATGGTCTCGACGAGATCATCCTGAGCGTGAACTCACCGAAGGACGGTTTGCTGGTACTCAGCGAGATCTTCTATCCGGGCTGGCAGGCGACGATCGACGGCGGGAAGGCGCCGATCTACCGCGCCGACTGGAATCTCCGGGCGATCCCGGTGAAGAGCGGGGCCCACCGGGTGGAGGTCCGGTTTGAGCCCCGGAGTTATCACGACGGTCTCCTGGTAACATCGTCGGCGCTCTGCTTGTCCGCCGGCGGGCTGGCTCTCTCATTCATTGCACAGAGGAGAAAGCGTGCCCGCAGCGAATGA
- a CDS encoding tetratricopeptide repeat protein, whose protein sequence is MSPGAQAKPGQPGGTQRQPDDRRMAASLTRVSFVLFALFLLLYAVASLYPDSFLWGVHQLAFIEAGVRLALLLIAVALALPWISSLYVPRLESLLRPDTVRTVVLVPVLLAAGAAAALACFQFRISTDMYGDSRTLLTLLANRQFTPADLFKLDLTSNELQEPLTRLIHQSIAQIFGLDQRFVFQIVSSVAGGLFLILVSYTALTAKGPSNWKLLFLVAFLTCGANQLFFGHVEDYTLVYLGIVLFLILAWKFFDGRKSLPLCVIVFLIGTRLHTGMVLLLPALLYLVFYSKSQKDPRFRKWIQPRTVLAAVGLTLVAGTLAYFFWFKANRMIVGDRVERGEKIFLPMSNVYLPPHNYTLLTPSHFSDIVQEFLLTVSPGAVVVLLLGIVFFRQIKWNTPRMIFFGLAAFYFMLFNSTVNPLLTPERDWDLLSLAAAPVCFFAIALTKDLFDRLKDSSFSRSVVGISLALGLLSCSMFYVNSDPMKAGERLRSLGVWAFGSYYLGSAYLLNVGAKYEPDRASEIRDRMDVLKKLEPLKSTPDMELGFLSHKLADVLYLDGRFTEAAEYYTKSLGEDPYNASAIKALAGVSLHTGNLDGAVDFMTYYNENINPGKVIDLDGLMIAEKINYLRYLLYTRADSALIVGTLEEINLGPRE, encoded by the coding sequence TTGAGTCCCGGCGCGCAGGCAAAACCCGGGCAGCCCGGCGGCACACAGCGCCAGCCCGACGATCGGCGGATGGCCGCGTCATTGACTCGCGTCTCCTTCGTCCTGTTTGCGCTCTTTCTGCTGCTCTACGCGGTCGCTTCGCTCTATCCCGATTCGTTTCTCTGGGGCGTTCATCAGCTGGCGTTCATCGAGGCCGGGGTAAGGCTGGCCCTCCTGCTGATCGCTGTGGCGCTGGCTCTCCCGTGGATCAGTTCTCTCTATGTTCCCAGGCTCGAATCTCTGCTCAGGCCGGACACGGTCCGGACGGTCGTGTTGGTACCGGTCCTGCTGGCGGCGGGTGCGGCCGCAGCGCTTGCATGTTTTCAGTTCAGGATCTCCACCGACATGTACGGAGATTCGCGCACGCTTCTGACCCTTCTTGCCAACCGGCAATTCACACCGGCCGATCTCTTCAAACTCGACCTGACATCGAACGAGCTCCAGGAACCCCTCACCCGGCTGATCCATCAGTCGATCGCGCAGATCTTCGGTCTCGATCAACGGTTTGTGTTCCAGATCGTCAGTTCCGTGGCCGGAGGTCTGTTCCTCATTCTTGTCTCCTATACGGCGCTGACCGCCAAAGGGCCGTCGAACTGGAAGCTGCTCTTCCTTGTGGCATTCCTGACCTGCGGGGCGAACCAATTGTTCTTCGGGCACGTCGAAGACTACACGCTTGTCTACCTCGGCATCGTATTGTTTCTGATCCTTGCCTGGAAGTTTTTCGACGGCCGGAAGTCTCTGCCCCTCTGTGTGATCGTCTTCCTGATCGGGACCCGCCTCCATACGGGCATGGTGCTCCTTCTCCCCGCGCTTCTCTATCTCGTTTTCTATTCGAAATCGCAGAAGGACCCCCGGTTCAGGAAATGGATCCAGCCCCGGACGGTTCTCGCCGCGGTCGGCCTCACGCTGGTCGCGGGGACGCTCGCCTACTTTTTCTGGTTCAAGGCAAACCGGATGATCGTCGGCGACCGCGTGGAACGGGGGGAGAAGATCTTCCTGCCCATGAGCAACGTCTACCTGCCGCCGCACAATTACACCCTGCTCACACCGAGCCATTTTTCGGATATCGTTCAGGAGTTCCTCCTCACGGTTTCACCGGGAGCAGTCGTGGTCCTTCTGCTCGGGATCGTTTTCTTTCGTCAGATCAAGTGGAACACCCCGCGGATGATCTTTTTCGGACTGGCGGCGTTCTATTTCATGCTGTTCAATTCGACGGTCAACCCTCTCCTGACGCCGGAGCGCGACTGGGACCTCCTTTCCCTGGCCGCGGCCCCCGTCTGCTTCTTTGCGATCGCCCTCACGAAGGACTTGTTCGACCGTTTGAAGGATTCTTCGTTTTCAAGGAGCGTCGTGGGAATCTCTCTGGCGCTCGGGTTGCTCTCCTGCAGCATGTTTTACGTCAACTCCGATCCGATGAAGGCCGGAGAGCGTTTGCGGAGCCTGGGGGTGTGGGCGTTCGGGAGCTACTACCTCGGATCGGCGTATCTGCTCAACGTCGGCGCCAAATACGAGCCGGACCGCGCTTCCGAAATCCGCGATCGCATGGATGTCCTGAAGAAACTTGAGCCGCTGAAATCGACCCCCGACATGGAATTGGGGTTTCTCTCCCATAAGCTGGCCGACGTGCTCTATCTCGACGGCCGTTTTACGGAGGCGGCGGAGTACTATACGAAATCTTTGGGTGAGGACCCGTACAACGCCTCCGCAATCAAAGCGCTGGCAGGAGTCTCCCTGCACACCGGCAACCTCGACGGAGCCGTCGATTTTATGACGTACTACAATGAGAACATCAACCCGGGAAAGGTGATCGATCTGGACGGCCTCATGATCGCCGAGAAAATCAACTACCTGAGATACCTTCTCTACACCCGGGCAGACTCGGCCCTGATTGTCGGGACACTGGAGGAAATCAATCTGGGGCCCCGTGAGTGA
- a CDS encoding histone H1 produces the protein MSRFTELRDLLTSFEKDFIKFYEKGNKSAGTRVRKEMNELKKKAQEIRKEIQDIKQKAKEAEGSGTPGM, from the coding sequence CTGAATTGCGTGACCTGTTGACCAGTTTCGAGAAGGATTTCATCAAATTCTACGAAAAGGGAAACAAGTCAGCCGGAACCCGCGTCCGGAAAGAGATGAACGAACTAAAAAAGAAGGCCCAGGAAATCCGCAAGGAAATCCAGGACATCAAGCAAAAGGCAAAAGAAGCAGAGGGCTCGGGCACGCCGGGCATGTAA
- a CDS encoding glycosyltransferase yields the protein MKIVIVGTAYPLRGGIAHFNALLARELGGRHEVRTITFKRQYPKIFFPGTTQDEPAGPSDTPPSPRLVDSINPLNWIRVGRMIRREQPDLLIFKYWLPFFGPCFGTIARCSKRNSRTKVLFICDNIIPHERRPGDILFTRYAFRQADYFIVQSDTVERELTELFPGSKYRKVPHPVYENFGTPRSKEEARSSLGITAKKVILYFGYVRRYKGLMVLIEAMARLRESGGGEILLLIVGEFYDPEPQYRDRVRDLKLESSVRFVTGYLPNEDVAVYFSAADAVVLPYLSATQSGIAQIAYNFDKPVIATSVGGLAEVVVDGTTGSLVPPNDPAALAAAIGKFYTENQEERMAGNVRNEKKKYSWKHFTEKIEELVSGK from the coding sequence ATGAAGATCGTCATTGTCGGCACCGCCTATCCCCTCCGGGGGGGCATCGCGCATTTCAACGCACTGCTTGCCCGTGAACTCGGCGGCCGCCACGAAGTACGAACGATCACGTTCAAGCGCCAATATCCGAAGATCTTCTTCCCCGGGACGACGCAGGATGAACCCGCAGGGCCATCGGACACGCCCCCCTCGCCGCGCCTCGTCGATTCGATCAACCCCTTGAATTGGATCCGGGTCGGGAGGATGATTCGCAGGGAACAGCCCGACTTGCTTATTTTCAAATACTGGCTTCCTTTTTTCGGGCCCTGTTTCGGAACGATCGCGCGGTGTTCGAAGCGAAATTCGCGGACGAAGGTGCTTTTTATCTGCGACAACATCATCCCGCATGAGCGCCGCCCCGGCGATATTCTCTTCACGCGGTACGCCTTTCGCCAGGCGGATTATTTCATCGTTCAATCCGATACGGTCGAGCGTGAATTGACGGAGCTCTTCCCGGGTTCGAAGTATCGCAAGGTCCCGCATCCCGTCTATGAGAATTTCGGGACTCCCCGGTCGAAGGAAGAGGCGAGGAGTTCGTTGGGAATTACCGCGAAAAAAGTCATATTGTATTTCGGTTATGTCCGGCGGTACAAAGGGCTGATGGTGTTGATCGAAGCGATGGCGCGGTTAAGAGAATCCGGAGGAGGCGAGATCCTCCTCCTCATCGTCGGGGAATTCTACGACCCGGAGCCTCAGTACCGCGACCGGGTTCGGGATCTGAAGCTCGAGTCGTCCGTCCGGTTCGTCACCGGCTACCTCCCGAATGAGGACGTCGCAGTTTATTTCAGCGCCGCCGACGCCGTCGTGTTGCCGTACCTTTCCGCGACCCAGAGCGGCATCGCCCAGATCGCGTACAATTTCGACAAGCCGGTGATCGCCACGAGCGTCGGAGGCCTGGCGGAGGTCGTCGTCGACGGGACGACGGGGTCTCTCGTCCCGCCCAACGACCCGGCCGCGCTCGCCGCCGCAATCGGGAAGTTTTACACGGAGAACCAGGAAGAACGAATGGCCGGGAACGTCAGGAATGAGAAAAAGAAATACTCCTGGAAGCATTTTACGGAGAAGATTGAAGAACTTGTATCCGGGAAATAA
- the wecB gene encoding UDP-N-acetylglucosamine 2-epimerase (non-hydrolyzing) — MRPAVVFGTRPEAVKMAPVVKELERRGIDHVVIVTAQHRGMLDQILDVFDIHPHHDLDIMQHDQDLFYVTSAVLNGIKPVLLKEKPDVLLVQGDTTTTFAVSLAAYYLKIPVGHVEAGLRTWDKMNPYPEELNRQLTTRLTEYHFAPTEWAKRNLAAEGIKPEHIFVTGNTVIDALLMTVDQDYRFDDAMLGSIDFKNRRVILLTSHRRENFGEPMKEIFSACKELVEKNPHVELIYPVHPNPNVRKAVQEILSNVPRVHLIEPMEYRPFVQLMNKSYLILTDSGGVQEEAPSLGKPVLVLRKTTERPEAIDAGTAKLVGTDRMQIVRTAQKLLSDPSEYRQMSMRSNPYGDGKAAQRIVDILQGSAG; from the coding sequence GTGAGGCCGGCCGTCGTCTTTGGAACGCGCCCCGAAGCCGTCAAGATGGCCCCCGTGGTCAAGGAGCTCGAACGGAGGGGGATCGATCACGTCGTGATCGTGACGGCCCAGCACCGGGGGATGCTCGACCAGATCCTCGATGTCTTTGACATCCATCCGCACCATGATCTCGATATCATGCAGCACGACCAGGATCTCTTCTATGTGACCTCCGCCGTGCTGAACGGGATCAAGCCGGTGCTTCTCAAGGAAAAACCGGACGTCCTGCTCGTCCAGGGGGATACGACCACCACGTTCGCCGTGAGTCTCGCCGCCTACTATCTGAAAATACCGGTGGGCCACGTGGAGGCGGGGCTCCGCACGTGGGATAAGATGAACCCCTACCCCGAAGAACTCAACAGGCAGTTGACGACGCGTTTGACCGAGTACCATTTCGCACCCACCGAATGGGCGAAACGCAACCTTGCCGCCGAAGGGATCAAGCCGGAACACATTTTCGTCACGGGCAATACGGTGATCGACGCGCTGCTCATGACGGTCGATCAAGACTACCGGTTCGATGACGCGATGCTGGGTTCCATCGACTTCAAGAACCGGCGGGTGATTCTCCTGACGTCGCATCGCCGGGAAAATTTCGGGGAGCCGATGAAGGAGATTTTTTCCGCCTGCAAGGAGCTGGTCGAGAAAAACCCCCACGTCGAGCTGATTTACCCCGTCCATCCGAATCCGAATGTCCGGAAGGCCGTGCAGGAAATCCTGTCGAACGTTCCGCGCGTCCACCTGATCGAACCGATGGAGTACCGGCCGTTCGTCCAGCTTATGAACAAGTCGTATCTCATCCTTACCGACTCCGGCGGGGTCCAGGAAGAGGCTCCGAGCCTCGGCAAACCGGTCCTCGTGCTCCGCAAGACGACCGAGCGTCCCGAGGCGATCGACGCCGGGACGGCAAAGCTCGTCGGGACGGACCGGATGCAGATCGTCCGGACGGCCCAGAAGCTCCTCTCCGATCCGTCCGAATACCGCCAGATGTCGATGCGGTCGAATCCCTATGGCGACGGGAAGGCCGCACAGCGGATCGTCGATATCCTCCAGGGCAGCGCCGGGTAA
- a CDS encoding glycosyltransferase family 2 protein → MPEQDELQQNQQPERPSQPPAPPPQPSTPPNDKPPVPTPVQEGRDRRNQQQQHQRQRQRHQGGRREGQQQQQHQQQRGGGGMDLSIVIPVYNEEASLRELCDSIRSAAGRLGRFEILFIDDGSTDGTNRVLQDLRQRDRRIKIIRFRRNYGKSAALSVGFSHAEGNIIITMDGDLQDDPDEIPGLVSEIKKGFDMVSGWKKKRHDPLSKTIPSRFFNFVTRIITGIRIHDFNCGLKAYRKDVAKEVKVYGELHRYIPVLAHWLGYKIGEIPVQHRSRKYGKTKFGTGRFWKGFLDLLTVIFTTRYLQRPLHLFGFWGMFFVLVGFAVDGYLVFLKFTQGMALSNRPLFTGGILMIIVGVQFVSVGLLGELISRTRPSSETEYSIREIWK, encoded by the coding sequence ATGCCAGAACAAGACGAACTGCAGCAAAACCAGCAGCCAGAACGACCATCCCAACCCCCAGCACCACCGCCACAGCCTTCAACTCCCCCGAACGATAAACCGCCTGTTCCGACCCCGGTGCAAGAGGGGCGGGATCGCCGGAATCAACAACAGCAGCATCAGCGCCAGCGGCAGCGGCATCAGGGCGGGCGCCGGGAAGGACAGCAGCAGCAGCAACATCAGCAGCAGCGGGGCGGGGGCGGAATGGACCTCTCGATCGTCATCCCGGTCTATAATGAGGAGGCGTCGCTCAGAGAGTTGTGCGATTCGATCCGCAGCGCGGCGGGACGGCTGGGCAGGTTTGAAATTCTCTTTATCGACGACGGCAGCACCGACGGCACCAACCGGGTTCTCCAGGACCTGAGGCAAAGAGACCGGAGAATAAAGATCATCCGGTTCCGGAGGAACTACGGGAAGTCTGCCGCCCTCTCGGTCGGTTTCTCCCATGCGGAGGGAAACATTATCATCACGATGGACGGCGATCTCCAGGACGATCCGGATGAGATCCCCGGCCTGGTGAGCGAGATCAAAAAGGGGTTCGACATGGTTTCCGGATGGAAGAAGAAACGCCATGACCCCCTTTCCAAGACCATCCCGTCGAGGTTTTTTAATTTCGTCACGAGGATTATCACCGGCATCCGGATCCATGATTTCAATTGCGGCCTGAAGGCATACCGGAAGGACGTCGCGAAGGAAGTCAAAGTCTACGGGGAGCTCCATCGCTACATCCCCGTGCTTGCCCACTGGCTGGGATACAAGATCGGCGAAATTCCGGTCCAGCATCGATCGCGGAAGTACGGGAAAACGAAGTTCGGCACCGGGCGGTTCTGGAAAGGCTTTCTGGACCTTCTGACCGTCATCTTCACCACCCGCTATCTGCAGCGCCCGCTTCACCTCTTCGGTTTCTGGGGGATGTTTTTTGTCCTGGTTGGCTTTGCCGTCGACGGCTATCTTGTCTTTCTGAAGTTTACGCAGGGGATGGCCCTGAGTAACCGGCCGCTCTTCACCGGAGGCATCCTCATGATTATCGTCGGCGTCCAGTTCGTCTCCGTGGGCCTCCTCGGGGAATTGATTTCGCGAACGCGCCCGAGCTCCGAGACGGAATATTCGATCCGGGAAATCTGGAAGTAA
- a CDS encoding dipeptidase: protein MFTLNSLGKSLLTPALSLVLFGSIMGFGAGESDYRKLHFDALVVDTHNDVVQRILAGEDISKLTRHGQSDLPRFREGGLDVEMFSIWVPPEKKSRSYFDQADEQIDSVESFVRRNPYEAGLAHSSAELERLVKDGKFVAMLGMEGGHPIADDLHKLEHFYARGVRYMTLTWNNSTDWATSAKDETDPDARLPRKGLSSFGKKVVRRMNRLGMMVDVSHVGERTFWDVMKVTRKPVIASHSSAWALSHHRRNLKDNQLRAIAKNGGVVFINFAPWFIDSTYSAKETALEERYKPRIDSIRGSIKGDDFIKDQFTAEALKTEYEPIRPTLATLIDHFDYVAKLIGVDHVGIGSDFDGIPVTPRGMDDVTHLPNITRELLRRGYSETDVRKILGENFLRVLREVERH, encoded by the coding sequence ATGTTCACGTTGAATTCACTCGGAAAGAGTCTGTTGACTCCGGCCCTCTCGCTCGTCCTTTTCGGGTCGATCATGGGGTTCGGCGCCGGTGAGAGCGATTACCGGAAACTCCACTTCGATGCCCTGGTTGTGGACACCCACAACGACGTCGTCCAGCGAATCCTCGCGGGGGAGGATATCTCGAAGCTCACCAGGCACGGTCAATCCGACCTTCCCCGGTTTCGCGAAGGAGGCCTCGATGTCGAAATGTTTTCGATCTGGGTCCCGCCGGAGAAAAAATCGCGCTCCTATTTCGATCAGGCGGATGAGCAGATCGATTCCGTCGAAAGCTTCGTCCGGCGCAACCCGTACGAGGCAGGTCTGGCGCATTCATCCGCCGAATTGGAGCGGCTGGTCAAGGATGGCAAATTTGTCGCGATGCTTGGGATGGAAGGCGGGCATCCGATCGCCGACGACCTTCACAAGCTCGAACACTTCTACGCACGCGGGGTCCGGTATATGACCCTCACCTGGAACAACAGCACCGACTGGGCGACCTCGGCCAAAGATGAAACCGACCCCGATGCCCGCCTCCCCAGGAAAGGGTTGTCGAGCTTTGGAAAAAAGGTCGTTCGCCGCATGAACCGGCTGGGGATGATGGTCGACGTCTCCCACGTCGGGGAGAGGACGTTCTGGGATGTTATGAAGGTGACCAGGAAACCGGTCATCGCATCGCATTCCTCCGCCTGGGCCCTGTCCCATCACCGGCGGAATCTCAAAGACAACCAGCTCAGGGCGATCGCGAAGAACGGGGGGGTGGTTTTCATCAATTTTGCCCCCTGGTTCATTGACAGTACTTATTCGGCGAAGGAGACCGCGCTGGAGGAACGGTATAAACCCCGGATCGATTCGATCAGGGGGTCGATCAAGGGGGACGATTTCATCAAGGATCAATTTACCGCCGAGGCGCTCAAGACCGAGTATGAGCCGATTCGGCCGACCCTCGCGACGCTGATCGATCACTTCGACTACGTCGCGAAGCTGATCGGCGTCGACCATGTCGGAATCGGATCCGATTTTGACGGCATCCCGGTCACCCCTCGGGGAATGGACGACGTGACTCATCTTCCGAACATCACCCGGGAGCTGCTCCGCAGGGGGTATTCCGAAACGGACGTCAGAAAGATCCTCGGGGAGAACTTCCTCCGGGTGTTACGGGAGGTGGAACGGCACTAG